In Staphylococcus saccharolyticus, one genomic interval encodes:
- the traP gene encoding signal transduction protein TRAP translates to MKLYTSYGTYGFLNQIKRNNSEHHLFQFSADDSSVILEETDEKTVLKHPSAYQVIDSIGEFDENHFYSAVFVPSSEDHSNHLEKKLLHLGAPFSSFGGFKSYRLLKPLEGNTYKIYFGFANRLAYEDFKASDIFQNNYSKEALSQYFGSSGQHSSYFERYLYPIEEH, encoded by the coding sequence ATGAAACTATACACATCTTATGGTACATATGGCTTTTTAAACCAAATCAAACGCAACAATTCAGAGCATCATTTGTTTCAATTTTCAGCTGATGATTCATCTGTTATATTAGAAGAAACTGATGAAAAAACAGTTTTAAAACATCCTAGTGCTTATCAAGTCATTGATAGTATTGGAGAATTTGATGAAAATCATTTCTATAGCGCTGTCTTTGTTCCATCATCTGAAGACCATAGCAATCATCTAGAGAAAAAGTTATTACATTTAGGTGCCCCTTTTAGTTCATTTGGTGGATTTAAAAGCTACCGTTTATTAAAACCTTTAGAAGGTAATACGTATAAAATTTATTTTGGATTTGCAAATAGATTAGCCTATGAGGATTTTAAAGCATCAGATATATTTCAGAATAACTATTCAAAAGAAGCATTAAGTCAATATTTTGGATCAAGCGGACAACATTCTAGCTATTTTGAAAGATATTTATATCCTATAGAAGAACATTAA
- the hemE gene encoding uroporphyrinogen decarboxylase, with amino-acid sequence MWEDLRVHSKNDTILKTVKGEETSHTPVWFMRQAGRSQPEYRKLKEKYSLFEITHQPELCAYVTHLPVDNYQTDAAVLYKDIMTPLKPIGVDVDIESGIGPVISNPIKSVQDVEKLSQIDPKRDVPYVLDTIKLLTQEKLNVPLIGFIGAPFTLASYMIEGGPSKNYNFTKAMMCRDEETWFALMNHLVEISINYVVAQIEAGAELIQIFDSWVGALNIQDYNYYIKPAMNKLVSGIKAQYDVPVILFGVGASHLINEWNDLPIDVLGLDWRTSIKHADDLGVNKTLQGNLDPSLLLAPWDVIESRLKSILDQGMERGKHIFNLGHGVFPEVKPETLRKVTEFVHQYTSK; translated from the coding sequence ATGTGGGAGGACTTAAGGGTGCACAGCAAAAACGATACAATTTTAAAAACAGTTAAAGGTGAAGAAACGTCACACACACCTGTATGGTTTATGCGACAAGCAGGACGTTCGCAACCTGAGTATCGAAAATTAAAAGAAAAATATTCACTTTTTGAAATTACACATCAACCGGAATTGTGTGCTTACGTCACTCATTTACCTGTAGATAATTACCAAACTGACGCAGCTGTTTTGTATAAAGATATCATGACACCATTAAAGCCAATTGGTGTTGATGTAGATATTGAATCTGGAATAGGACCAGTTATCTCAAATCCAATCAAATCGGTACAAGATGTGGAGAAATTATCTCAAATTGATCCTAAAAGAGATGTGCCATATGTGTTAGATACAATTAAACTATTGACACAAGAAAAGTTGAATGTTCCTTTAATAGGGTTTATAGGTGCGCCATTTACTTTAGCTTCTTATATGATAGAAGGTGGGCCTTCTAAAAATTATAATTTTACAAAAGCGATGATGTGTAGAGATGAAGAAACTTGGTTCGCACTTATGAATCATCTTGTTGAAATCTCTATAAATTATGTAGTGGCACAAATAGAAGCTGGCGCGGAATTGATTCAAATTTTCGATTCATGGGTAGGCGCACTTAATATACAAGATTATAATTATTATATTAAGCCAGCTATGAACAAATTAGTCAGTGGGATTAAAGCTCAGTATGATGTGCCTGTCATATTATTTGGTGTAGGTGCAAGTCATTTAATCAATGAGTGGAATGATTTACCTATAGATGTTCTAGGGCTAGATTGGAGAACATCAATTAAACATGCTGATGATCTAGGAGTCAACAAAACGTTACAAGGTAACCTTGATCCTTCGCTATTATTAGCTCCGTGGGACGTCATTGAATCACGGTTAAAATCAATACTAGATCAAGGTATGGAACGCGGTAAACATATTTTCAATTTAGGTCACGGTGTTTTTCCTGAAGTAAAGCCGGAAACATTAAGAAAAGTAACAGAATTTGTTCATCAATATACTTCAAAATAG
- the hemH gene encoding ferrochelatase — translation MTKTIGLLVMAYGTPYKENDIEPYYTDIRRGKKPTEEELQDLKNRYEFIGGLSPLASTTDRQAEALTQALNEAYKDVEFKLYLGLKHISPYIEEAVEKMHNDGIEEAVTVVLAPHYSSFSVGSYDDRAQEEADKYGIKLTHIKHYCHQSKFIKYWANKINETLERIPREEHNQTVLVVSAHSLPKALLESNNDSYPKELHETAEILKQDSNIIHVAEGWQSEGNTGTPWLGPDVQDLTRDLYHQHQYKNFIYTPVGFVCEHLEVLYDNDYECKVVCDDIGANYYRPDMPNTDPLFIGAIVDEVKAHF, via the coding sequence ATGACTAAAACAATCGGATTATTAGTAATGGCATATGGAACACCATACAAAGAGAATGATATCGAGCCTTATTATACTGATATTAGACGAGGTAAAAAACCAACTGAAGAAGAACTACAAGATTTAAAAAACCGCTATGAATTTATAGGAGGTCTTTCTCCTCTAGCAAGTACAACAGATAGACAAGCTGAAGCATTAACTCAAGCATTAAATGAAGCATATAAAGATGTAGAATTTAAATTATATTTAGGCTTAAAACATATTTCACCATATATTGAAGAAGCGGTTGAAAAAATGCATAATGATGGTATTGAAGAGGCAGTAACAGTAGTGCTTGCGCCACATTATTCAAGTTTTTCTGTCGGTTCATATGATGATAGAGCACAAGAAGAAGCAGACAAATATGGTATTAAGTTAACTCATATTAAACATTACTGTCATCAATCTAAATTTATTAAATATTGGGCAAACAAAATTAACGAAACTTTAGAACGAATTCCACGCGAAGAACATAATCAAACAGTTCTAGTCGTTTCTGCACACAGTTTACCTAAAGCTCTATTAGAAAGCAATAATGATTCTTATCCAAAAGAATTACATGAAACCGCTGAGATTTTAAAACAAGATTCAAACATTATTCATGTAGCAGAAGGATGGCAATCAGAGGGGAATACAGGTACACCTTGGTTAGGACCTGATGTCCAAGATCTTACTCGTGACTTATATCATCAACATCAATATAAAAACTTTATATATACACCAGTAGGCTTTGTTTGTGAGCATTTAGAAGTACTTTATGATAATGACTATGAATGTAAAGTAGTTTGTGATGATATTGGTGCTAACTATTATCGTCCTGATATGCCTAATACAGATCCATTATTTATTGGAGCAATTGTTGACGAAGTTAAAGCACATTTTTAA